The following coding sequences lie in one Erwinia amylovora genomic window:
- the glyA gene encoding serine hydroxymethyltransferase has product MLKREMNIADYDAELWQAMEQEKVRQEEHIELIASENYTSPRVMQAQGSQLTNKYAEGYPGKRYYGGCEHVDIVEQLAIDRAKELFGADYANVQPHSGSQANFAVYTALLQPGDTILGMSLAHGGHLTHGSPVNLSGKLYNVIAYGIDENGKIDYNELAELAKTHRPKMIVGGFSAYSGVCDWAKMREIADSVGAYLFVDMAHVAGLIAADVYPNPVPYAHIVTTTTHKTLAGPRGGLILAKGGDEDFYKKLNSAVFPGSQGGPLMHVIAGKAVAFKEAMEPEFRTYQQQVAKNAKAMVEVFLQRGYNVVSGGTHNHLFLLDLVDKNLTGKEADAALGRANITVNKNSVPNDPKSPFVTSGIRIGSPSITRRGFKEAEVRELAGWISDILDNINDEGVSERVKKQVLDICARFPVYA; this is encoded by the coding sequence ATGTTAAAGCGTGAGATGAACATTGCCGATTACGATGCCGAATTATGGCAGGCGATGGAGCAGGAGAAAGTGCGTCAGGAAGAGCACATTGAGCTGATCGCTTCAGAAAACTACACCAGCCCTCGTGTCATGCAGGCTCAGGGATCTCAGCTGACCAACAAATATGCTGAAGGCTATCCGGGCAAGCGTTATTACGGTGGCTGCGAACATGTTGATATCGTTGAGCAACTGGCTATCGACCGCGCCAAAGAGCTGTTCGGCGCAGACTACGCGAACGTGCAGCCGCACTCCGGTTCTCAGGCCAACTTCGCCGTTTACACGGCGCTGCTGCAACCGGGTGATACCATTCTGGGTATGAGCCTGGCTCATGGTGGCCACCTGACTCACGGTTCTCCGGTCAACCTGTCCGGTAAACTGTACAACGTCATTGCTTACGGCATCGACGAAAACGGCAAAATTGACTACAACGAACTGGCCGAACTGGCCAAAACGCACCGGCCAAAAATGATCGTTGGTGGTTTCTCCGCCTATTCCGGCGTGTGCGACTGGGCTAAAATGCGTGAAATCGCCGACAGCGTTGGCGCTTACCTGTTCGTTGATATGGCACACGTTGCGGGCCTGATTGCGGCTGACGTTTATCCGAACCCGGTGCCCTATGCCCACATCGTGACCACCACCACCCATAAAACGCTGGCAGGCCCGCGCGGTGGTTTGATTCTGGCGAAAGGCGGTGATGAAGACTTCTATAAGAAGCTTAATTCTGCCGTCTTCCCTGGCAGCCAGGGCGGCCCACTGATGCATGTTATTGCCGGTAAGGCGGTGGCATTCAAAGAAGCGATGGAGCCGGAGTTCAGGACTTATCAGCAGCAGGTTGCGAAGAACGCAAAAGCGATGGTGGAAGTGTTTCTGCAGCGCGGCTACAACGTGGTTTCCGGCGGTACGCATAACCACCTGTTCTTGCTGGATCTGGTGGACAAAAACCTGACCGGTAAAGAAGCGGATGCTGCCCTGGGCCGTGCCAACATTACCGTTAACAAAAACAGCGTGCCTAACGACCCGAAAAGTCCGTTTGTGACTTCCGGCATCCGTATTGGTTCGCCGTCGATCACTCGTCGCGGCTTTAAAGAAGCCGAAGTGCGCGAGCTGGCTGGCTGGATCAGTGATATTCTCGATAATATCAACGATGAAGGCGTAAGTGAGCGCGTGAAGAAACAGGTGCTGGATATCTGCGCCCGCTTCCCGGTTTACGCATAA
- the trmJ gene encoding tRNA (cytosine(32)/uridine(32)-2'-O)-methyltransferase TrmJ translates to MLQNIRIVLVETSHTGNMGSVARAMKTMGLTSLYLVNPLVKPDSQAIALAAGASDVIGEAKIVDTLDEATSGCSLVVGTSARSRSLPWPMLDPRECGLKSVEEGQQAPVALVFGRERVGLTNDELQKCHYHVAIAANPQYSSLNLAMAVQIIAYEVRMAYLQSVETPQAQYHESSYPLVDDLERFYQHMEKMMTDSGFIRAASPGQVMSKMRRLFTRARPERDELNILRGMLSSLEKRQGD, encoded by the coding sequence ATGTTGCAAAATATCCGAATTGTGCTGGTGGAAACGTCTCATACCGGCAACATGGGTTCCGTTGCCCGTGCGATGAAAACCATGGGCTTAACCAGCCTTTACCTGGTCAATCCGTTGGTTAAGCCTGATTCGCAGGCGATAGCACTGGCCGCCGGTGCCAGTGATGTGATCGGCGAAGCAAAAATCGTTGATACCCTCGATGAAGCGACTTCAGGTTGCAGTCTGGTGGTGGGCACCAGCGCCCGCTCGCGCTCATTGCCGTGGCCGATGCTGGATCCGCGGGAATGCGGGTTAAAGAGCGTCGAAGAAGGTCAGCAGGCCCCGGTAGCGCTGGTGTTTGGTCGCGAACGCGTTGGTTTGACCAACGATGAGTTGCAGAAGTGCCACTACCATGTCGCGATTGCCGCTAACCCGCAGTACAGCTCGCTGAATCTGGCGATGGCGGTTCAGATTATCGCCTATGAGGTGCGCATGGCTTACCTGCAATCCGTGGAAACGCCGCAGGCGCAGTACCATGAATCTTCCTATCCGCTGGTGGACGATCTGGAACGCTTCTATCAGCATATGGAAAAAATGATGACGGACAGCGGATTCATCCGCGCAGCCAGCCCGGGACAGGTAATGAGCAAAATGCGCCGGCTCTTTACCCGCGCGCGCCCGGAGCGGGACGAGCTGAACATTCTGCGCGGCATGTTGTCGTCGCTGGAGAAACGGCAGGGCGATTAA
- the iscR gene encoding Fe-S cluster assembly transcriptional regulator IscR: MRLTSKGRYAVTAMLDVALHSHEGPVPLADISERQGISLSYLEQLFSRLRKNGLVASVRGPGGGYLLGKAADAIAVGAVITAVDESVDATKCQGKEGCQGGERCLTHVLWRDLSERISDFLNNITLAELVNNQEILDVADRQNSNEIRRAPHGRKHDTIDVNLRA, translated from the coding sequence ATGAGACTGACATCCAAAGGCCGTTATGCTGTTACCGCGATGCTTGATGTTGCACTGCATTCTCACGAAGGTCCGGTGCCTTTAGCTGATATTTCAGAGCGTCAGGGCATCTCCCTGTCTTATCTTGAGCAGCTGTTCTCACGTCTGCGCAAGAATGGTCTGGTGGCCAGCGTGCGCGGCCCGGGTGGGGGTTATCTGCTGGGTAAAGCAGCCGATGCGATCGCGGTTGGCGCCGTGATCACCGCCGTCGACGAATCGGTCGATGCCACGAAGTGCCAGGGTAAAGAAGGTTGCCAGGGCGGGGAGCGTTGTCTGACTCACGTTCTGTGGCGTGACCTGAGCGAGCGCATCAGCGATTTCCTGAATAACATTACTCTGGCCGAGCTGGTCAACAACCAGGAGATCCTGGATGTTGCCGACCGCCAGAACAGCAATGAAATCCGTCGTGCGCCCCATGGCCGTAAGCACGATACCATTGACGTCAATCTGCGCGCCTGA
- the suhB gene encoding inositol-1-monophosphatase, with protein sequence MHPMLNIAVRAARKAGNVIAKHYETPDSVEASQKGSNDFVTNVDREAERQIIEVIRKSYPKHTIISEESGELQGEDQDVQWVIDPLDGTTNYIKRLPHFSVSIAVRLKGRTEVAVVYDPMRNELFSAVRGQGAQLNGYRLRGGTARDLDGTILATGFPFKVKQHATPYINIVGKLFTQCADFRRSGSAALDLAYVAAGRVDGYFEIGLKPWDFAAGELLVREAGGLVSDFTGAHGYMHSGNIVAGNPRVVKAMLANMRDELSEALKR encoded by the coding sequence ATGCATCCAATGCTCAACATTGCCGTGCGCGCTGCGCGCAAGGCCGGAAACGTCATTGCCAAGCACTATGAAACCCCGGACTCCGTCGAAGCCAGCCAGAAAGGCAGCAATGACTTTGTCACCAATGTTGACCGCGAAGCGGAACGCCAGATTATTGAAGTGATCCGCAAATCTTACCCTAAGCACACCATCATCAGCGAAGAAAGTGGTGAGCTGCAGGGCGAAGATCAGGATGTGCAATGGGTTATCGATCCACTGGATGGCACCACCAACTACATCAAACGTCTGCCTCATTTCAGTGTTTCTATCGCCGTGCGCCTGAAAGGCCGCACCGAAGTGGCGGTGGTTTACGATCCAATGCGTAATGAACTGTTCAGCGCCGTGCGCGGTCAGGGCGCTCAGTTGAACGGTTATCGTCTGCGCGGCGGTACTGCGCGCGATCTGGATGGCACTATCCTGGCAACCGGCTTCCCGTTTAAGGTCAAACAGCACGCAACGCCTTATATCAATATCGTCGGCAAACTGTTTACCCAGTGTGCTGATTTTCGCCGTAGCGGTTCTGCAGCGCTGGATCTGGCTTATGTGGCTGCCGGCCGCGTTGATGGTTACTTTGAGATTGGCCTGAAGCCGTGGGATTTCGCCGCTGGCGAACTGTTGGTACGTGAGGCTGGCGGGCTGGTCTCCGACTTCACCGGCGCCCACGGCTACATGCACTCCGGTAACATCGTGGCGGGCAATCCGCGCGTGGTGAAAGCGATGCTGGCCAATATGCGTGATGAACTGAGCGAAGCGCTGAAGCGTTGA
- the sseB gene encoding enhanced serine sensitivity protein SseB — protein sequence MNDLNPRLEDVLKLAATEPAHRPEFFALLMAASVIVPGVSARHGQPIDASSPVDLQHWEKEDGTDIIPFFTSVNALEKAVSGEQAYLVMPVRTLFAMTLGETLFLNPKLDSGKEFTPREITHLLGDDGNALSQQTVLEGATSLLMSEVATPPAQMVDSLVQLFAGYKPVRRAYLAQIKESADQPANLLIGIEADGDIDAIIQAAGSVATDTLSGDEPIDICQVAEGEKGISHFFTAHITPFYERRWGSFLRDFKVKNID from the coding sequence ATGAATGACCTGAATCCGCGTCTGGAAGACGTGCTGAAACTGGCGGCGACAGAACCTGCTCACCGCCCGGAGTTTTTCGCCCTGTTGATGGCGGCCAGCGTTATCGTGCCGGGCGTCAGCGCACGGCACGGGCAGCCGATTGATGCCAGCTCGCCGGTCGATTTGCAGCACTGGGAAAAAGAAGACGGTACTGACATCATTCCGTTTTTCACTTCGGTCAACGCGCTGGAAAAAGCCGTTAGCGGCGAACAGGCGTATCTGGTGATGCCGGTGCGTACGCTGTTCGCTATGACGCTCGGTGAAACGTTGTTCCTCAACCCGAAGCTGGATAGCGGTAAAGAGTTCACGCCGCGTGAAATAACGCATTTACTGGGCGATGACGGCAATGCCCTTAGCCAGCAGACGGTGCTGGAAGGGGCCACGTCGCTGTTAATGTCTGAGGTCGCAACCCCCCCGGCGCAGATGGTCGATTCACTTGTTCAGCTGTTTGCCGGATATAAGCCTGTACGTCGTGCTTACCTGGCGCAGATCAAAGAGTCGGCGGACCAGCCAGCCAATCTGCTGATTGGCATTGAGGCCGATGGCGATATCGACGCGATTATTCAGGCGGCGGGCAGTGTGGCAACCGATACGCTATCGGGCGATGAACCGATTGATATCTGTCAGGTGGCAGAGGGAGAGAAGGGGATCAGCCATTTCTTTACTGCCCACATTACCCCGTTCTATGAGCGTCGCTGGGGCAGCTTTCTGCGCGATTTCAAAGTTAAAAACATCGACTAA
- the glrR gene encoding two-component system response regulator GlrR codes for MIKASARLLLVDDDPSLLKLLGMRLRSEGFTVVTACSGPEALRVLNRENVDLAISDLRMDEMDGMALFVEIQKLKPGMPVIILTAHGSIPDAVAATRQGVFSFLTKPVDRDALYKAIDEALAHRAPVGDQAWREHIVTRSPVMLRLLEQARVVAQSDVSVLIHGQSGTGKEVLAQAIHGVSPRAGKAFIAINCGALPEQLLESELFGHAKGAFTGAVSSREGLFQAAEGGTLFLDEIGDMPPALQVKLLRVLQERKVRPLGSNRDLDINVRIISATHRDLPKAMEKNEFREDLFYRLNVVSLKIPALHQRAEDIPLLAYHLLKQSAERHKPFVRNFSTDAMRRLMTASWPGNVRQLVNVIEQCVALTSAPVISEALVEQALVGENTVLPTFVEARNQFELNYLRKLLQMTKGNVTNAARLAGRNRTDFYKLLSRHELDAADFKG; via the coding sequence ATGATCAAAGCATCAGCGCGACTGCTGCTGGTCGATGATGACCCCAGTTTGTTGAAATTGTTGGGGATGCGCCTGCGCAGCGAAGGATTCACCGTCGTGACCGCCTGCAGTGGCCCGGAGGCGCTGCGCGTGCTGAACCGTGAAAATGTCGACCTGGCGATCAGCGACTTGCGCATGGATGAAATGGACGGCATGGCGCTGTTTGTTGAAATTCAGAAGCTAAAGCCTGGCATGCCGGTGATTATTCTGACCGCTCACGGTTCCATTCCCGATGCCGTCGCCGCTACCCGTCAGGGCGTATTCAGTTTCCTTACCAAGCCGGTAGACCGCGATGCGCTGTACAAAGCGATAGACGAAGCGCTGGCTCATCGTGCGCCGGTCGGTGATCAGGCCTGGCGTGAACACATTGTTACCCGTAGCCCGGTGATGCTGCGTCTGCTTGAGCAAGCACGAGTGGTTGCCCAGTCCGACGTCAGCGTACTGATCCACGGGCAGAGTGGCACGGGGAAAGAGGTGCTGGCTCAGGCGATCCACGGCGTCAGCCCGCGGGCGGGTAAAGCCTTTATCGCCATCAACTGCGGCGCACTGCCGGAGCAGCTGCTGGAATCGGAACTGTTCGGTCATGCCAAAGGAGCCTTTACCGGCGCGGTGAGCAGCCGCGAGGGATTATTCCAGGCCGCAGAAGGCGGCACGCTGTTTCTTGATGAGATTGGTGATATGCCGCCGGCACTGCAGGTAAAACTGCTGCGCGTATTACAGGAGCGGAAAGTGCGCCCGCTGGGCAGCAATCGCGACCTGGATATCAATGTGCGAATTATCTCCGCCACCCATCGCGACTTGCCCAAAGCCATGGAGAAAAATGAGTTCCGCGAAGATTTATTCTACCGTCTTAATGTGGTGAGCCTGAAGATCCCGGCGCTGCACCAACGCGCTGAAGATATCCCGCTGCTGGCGTACCATCTGCTGAAGCAGTCAGCGGAGCGACATAAACCGTTTGTGCGCAACTTCTCGACCGATGCGATGCGGCGTTTAATGACCGCCAGCTGGCCGGGCAACGTGCGTCAGCTGGTCAATGTTATTGAGCAGTGCGTGGCGCTGACCTCGGCACCGGTAATCAGCGAAGCGCTGGTCGAACAGGCGCTGGTGGGAGAAAACACCGTACTGCCGACCTTTGTCGAAGCGCGTAACCAATTTGAACTCAATTATTTGCGTAAACTGCTGCAAATGACCAAAGGCAATGTGACCAATGCCGCGCGCCTGGCGGGCCGCAATCGTACCGATTTTTATAAACTGTTGTCTCGCCATGAACTCGATGCGGCCGATTTCAAAGGATAA
- the pepB gene encoding aminopeptidase PepB, which yields MTTPMNITLSTAAADPRWGEKAILSSNDQGMTIHLNGGEPLVTIQRAARKIDNQGIRHVCLSGEGWDLENSWAFWQGYRGPKGEREVQWATLSEASQQELKSRLKIVDWVRHTINLPAEELGPEQLATRAIDLLGDVAGDAVSYRITKGDDLRQQNYMGLHTVGRGSSRSPVLLTLDYNPGGKDETPVFACLVGKGITFDTGGYSLKQSGFMDSMKSDMGGAATLTGALALAISRGLKKRVKLILCCADNMVSGNAFRLGDIIRYRNGKSVEVMNTDAEGRLVLADGLIDASALNPELIIDAATLTGAAKTALGNDYHALFSFDDALADSLLTSAAGENEPFWRLPLAEFHRSHLPSNFAELNNIASPAHSAGASTAAAFLSHFVSDYKQGWLHIDCSATYRKGAVEQWSAGATGLGVRTLANLLLSRA from the coding sequence ATGACCACCCCGATGAATATAACTCTGTCAACGGCCGCGGCCGACCCGCGCTGGGGCGAAAAAGCGATACTGAGCAGCAACGATCAGGGTATGACCATTCACCTCAACGGCGGTGAACCACTGGTGACCATTCAGCGCGCCGCGCGCAAAATCGACAACCAGGGCATCCGCCACGTTTGCCTGAGCGGCGAAGGCTGGGATTTGGAGAACAGCTGGGCGTTCTGGCAAGGCTATCGCGGGCCGAAAGGCGAGCGTGAAGTGCAGTGGGCGACGTTGAGCGAGGCCAGCCAGCAGGAACTCAAAAGCCGCCTGAAGATTGTCGACTGGGTACGTCATACCATCAATCTGCCTGCAGAAGAGCTTGGCCCGGAGCAGTTGGCCACGCGTGCCATCGATCTGTTGGGTGATGTTGCCGGTGATGCGGTAAGTTATCGTATTACCAAGGGCGACGATCTGCGCCAGCAAAATTATATGGGGCTACATACCGTTGGCCGTGGATCCTCACGCAGCCCGGTACTGCTGACGCTGGACTACAATCCGGGTGGCAAAGATGAAACCCCGGTGTTTGCCTGTCTGGTCGGTAAAGGAATTACCTTCGATACCGGCGGCTACAGTCTGAAACAGAGCGGCTTTATGGATTCTATGAAGTCGGATATGGGCGGAGCGGCTACTTTGACCGGCGCGCTGGCTTTAGCGATTAGCCGCGGTCTGAAAAAACGCGTGAAGTTAATTCTGTGCTGTGCCGACAATATGGTGAGCGGCAACGCTTTCAGGCTGGGTGATATCATTCGCTATCGCAATGGCAAAAGCGTTGAGGTGATGAATACCGATGCGGAAGGTCGTCTGGTGCTGGCCGATGGCCTGATTGATGCCAGTGCGCTCAACCCGGAACTGATTATTGATGCCGCAACGCTGACCGGGGCGGCAAAAACCGCATTGGGCAATGATTATCACGCGCTGTTTAGCTTTGATGATGCGCTGGCCGACTCGCTGTTAACCAGCGCCGCTGGGGAAAACGAGCCGTTCTGGCGTCTGCCGCTGGCAGAATTCCATCGCAGCCATCTGCCGTCGAATTTTGCCGAACTCAACAATATTGCCAGCCCGGCACATTCTGCCGGAGCCAGCACCGCTGCGGCTTTCCTGTCGCACTTCGTCAGCGACTACAAGCAGGGCTGGCTGCATATCGACTGTTCAGCCACCTATCGTAAAGGTGCCGTGGAACAATGGTCGGCCGGTGCCACCGGGCTGGGCGTGCGCACCCTGGCTAACCTGCTGCTAAGCCGCGCATAG
- the csiE gene encoding stationary phase inducible protein CsiE, with protein sequence MTSVYLPENAVLSPAQRRCRLLLMICLPDCLATLESVCQLNGVDLTLARQDIAELATEIQRNHHLAIEQDAGGRLSVNGTALNQRLCLMHGLRRALRLSPRFVSGWFTDAVKRRLQAQFIDKALYSEHNLTRLIRHCSQRLARVFSARDRHFLHIWLQYSLAWPCRPHFSPQQQQWLLGKTEYALAQEIIRCWQRRGWHADDNQAALLALLFSQLHAPLIEEIASESERSLLQAVELLIQRFQQTAGIEFHHQAGLSVRLYTHLAQALERTLFAIAIDDNLAENVALQYPRLLRTTRKAMIAVEQQYAVTFSQEEMELIAIIFGAWLVQEHAPYEKQVLLLTGKNPELERQIEQQLRELMLLPLNIKYQNVNDFQRDSAPPGITLIITPYATSLPLYSPPLIHAELPLGEHQQQSIRALLEP encoded by the coding sequence ATGACGAGTGTCTATTTACCTGAAAATGCTGTCCTCTCCCCTGCACAGCGCCGTTGCCGTCTGCTTTTGATGATCTGCCTTCCTGACTGCCTGGCGACGCTGGAGTCGGTATGTCAGCTCAACGGCGTGGATCTGACTTTGGCCCGGCAAGATATCGCTGAGCTGGCAACGGAAATTCAGCGCAATCATCATCTGGCCATTGAGCAGGACGCCGGGGGCCGCTTATCTGTTAACGGTACGGCGCTAAACCAGCGGCTGTGTCTGATGCACGGCTTACGCCGCGCACTGCGCTTGTCTCCCCGGTTTGTCAGCGGCTGGTTTACCGACGCCGTCAAACGCCGTTTGCAGGCGCAGTTCATTGATAAAGCGCTGTATAGCGAGCATAACCTGACCAGGCTGATCCGGCATTGTTCACAGCGGCTGGCGCGGGTGTTCAGCGCGCGCGATCGCCATTTTTTGCACATCTGGCTGCAGTATTCTCTTGCCTGGCCATGCCGGCCGCACTTCAGCCCGCAACAGCAGCAGTGGCTGCTTGGTAAAACCGAGTATGCGCTGGCTCAGGAGATTATCCGCTGCTGGCAGAGGCGTGGCTGGCATGCCGATGATAATCAGGCAGCCCTGCTCGCTCTGCTCTTCAGCCAGCTGCACGCGCCACTGATTGAGGAGATCGCCTCCGAGAGTGAGCGCTCGCTGCTGCAAGCGGTTGAATTGTTGATTCAGCGTTTTCAACAGACTGCCGGTATTGAATTTCATCATCAGGCCGGCCTTAGCGTGCGCCTGTATACCCACCTGGCCCAGGCGCTGGAGCGTACGCTGTTCGCCATCGCTATCGATGACAATCTGGCAGAAAATGTCGCTTTACAATATCCACGCCTGTTACGGACTACGCGTAAAGCCATGATCGCTGTTGAACAGCAATACGCGGTAACGTTTTCTCAGGAAGAGATGGAGCTGATCGCGATTATTTTCGGTGCATGGCTGGTGCAGGAGCACGCCCCGTATGAGAAGCAGGTGCTGCTGCTCACCGGAAAAAATCCCGAACTGGAACGCCAGATCGAGCAGCAGTTACGTGAACTGATGCTGCTGCCGCTGAACATCAAATACCAGAATGTTAACGATTTTCAGCGTGACAGCGCGCCGCCGGGCATCACGCTGATTATCACGCCGTATGCCACCTCGTTACCGCTCTATTCACCGCCGCTGATCCATGCAGAGCTGCCGTTGGGAGAGCACCAGCAGCAAAGTATCCGCGCGCTGCTGGAGCCTTGA
- the glnB gene encoding nitrogen regulatory protein P-II, translating into MKKIDAIIKPFKLDDVREALAEVGITGMTVTEVKGFGRQKGHTELYRGAEYMVDFLPKVKIEIVIADDIVDTCVDTIMRTAQTGKIGDGKIFVYDVARVVRIRTGEEDEEAI; encoded by the coding sequence ATGAAAAAAATTGATGCAATTATCAAGCCGTTTAAACTGGACGATGTGCGTGAAGCGCTGGCGGAAGTCGGCATCACCGGGATGACGGTGACAGAAGTCAAAGGATTCGGTCGCCAGAAAGGGCACACCGAGCTTTATCGTGGCGCAGAGTACATGGTCGATTTTCTGCCTAAAGTGAAAATTGAGATCGTGATTGCTGACGACATCGTGGATACCTGTGTCGATACGATTATGCGCACGGCGCAGACCGGGAAGATCGGCGATGGCAAAATTTTCGTCTATGATGTGGCGCGCGTGGTGCGTATTCGTACCGGCGAAGAAGACGAAGAAGCGATTTGA
- the qseG gene encoding two-component system QseEF-associated lipoprotein QseG has protein sequence MQLTRFTVALQRGRCGKALTSALLAFILTACCQKLPQKAVKGADSSLSEPENSIADFRLVNCERIWSTADGPALDNPLYWQRAIDCADRLSPANARAAAKGWPADNWQDAFRQAVLLSNGNMNPVERRQYLQRLDYYGADYPAAVRPLLQIWREGQGALLQLSAERMRYAILQQHSDAELDALRQRQTELQRDLASTRRKLDRLTDIERQLSSRRTPEAAENSGQDDGAADNTAADEAKP, from the coding sequence ATGCAGCTAACCCGTTTTACTGTCGCATTGCAGCGCGGACGTTGTGGCAAAGCCCTCACCAGCGCATTGCTGGCGTTCATCCTGACCGCCTGCTGTCAGAAACTGCCGCAAAAGGCGGTGAAGGGGGCGGACAGTTCCCTGAGTGAGCCTGAAAACAGCATTGCCGATTTCCGCCTGGTGAACTGCGAGCGTATCTGGTCCACGGCTGACGGCCCGGCCCTTGATAATCCGCTTTACTGGCAGCGAGCCATTGACTGCGCTGATCGTCTGTCGCCTGCCAATGCACGCGCTGCAGCGAAAGGCTGGCCGGCGGATAACTGGCAAGATGCGTTCAGACAGGCTGTACTGCTCAGTAATGGCAATATGAACCCTGTAGAACGGCGTCAGTACCTGCAGCGGTTGGATTATTACGGCGCTGATTACCCGGCGGCAGTGCGCCCCCTGCTGCAGATATGGCGCGAAGGGCAGGGCGCGCTGTTGCAATTGTCTGCCGAGCGCATGCGCTATGCTATTTTGCAGCAGCACAGTGACGCCGAACTGGACGCGCTGCGCCAGCGGCAAACGGAACTCCAGAGAGACCTGGCCAGTACAAGGCGCAAGCTGGACAGACTGACAGATATTGAACGCCAGCTCTCTTCACGCCGTACGCCGGAGGCGGCCGAGAACAGTGGGCAAGACGATGGCGCAGCAGACAATACCGCAGCGGATGAGGCAAAGCCATGA
- a CDS encoding IscS subfamily cysteine desulfurase gives MKLPIYLDYAATTPVEPRVAARMMQYLTQDGTFGNPASRSHRFGWQAEEAVDVARNQIAELVGADPREIVFTSGATEANNLAIKGAATFYQEKGRHIITCTTEHKAVLDTCAHLEHEGFSITYLQPQSDGSITLQQLESALRADTVLVSIMHVNNEIGVVQDIAAIGELCRARGIVFHVDATQSVGKLPVDLGQLKVDLMSFSAHKIYGPKGIGALYVRRQPRIRLQAQIHGGGHERGMRSGTLPVHQIVGMGEACRIAKEVMADDMARISALRSRLWQGISRIEAVSVNGSLQHGAANILNVSFDYVDGESLIMALKDLAVSTGSACTSASMEPSYVLRAVGLSDELAHSSVRFSLGRFTSEEEIDYAVQLLQKSVSRLREHSPAWQGFKASANARAG, from the coding sequence ATGAAATTACCGATTTATCTGGATTATGCTGCCACCACGCCAGTTGAACCGCGCGTGGCGGCCAGGATGATGCAGTATCTCACCCAGGATGGCACTTTCGGCAATCCTGCCTCGCGTTCACACCGCTTTGGCTGGCAGGCTGAAGAAGCGGTCGATGTTGCCCGTAACCAGATAGCCGAATTGGTGGGGGCGGACCCGCGCGAAATCGTTTTTACCTCCGGTGCCACCGAAGCGAATAATCTGGCGATCAAAGGTGCGGCCACGTTCTATCAGGAAAAGGGCCGCCACATCATTACCTGTACCACCGAACACAAGGCGGTGTTGGATACCTGTGCTCATCTGGAGCATGAAGGCTTCAGCATTACTTATCTCCAGCCGCAAAGCGATGGCTCCATCACGCTACAGCAGCTGGAATCCGCGCTGCGCGCCGACACGGTGCTGGTGTCGATTATGCACGTCAATAATGAGATCGGCGTGGTGCAGGATATTGCCGCCATCGGAGAACTTTGCCGCGCCCGTGGCATCGTCTTTCATGTGGATGCGACGCAAAGCGTAGGCAAGCTGCCTGTTGATCTTGGCCAGCTGAAAGTTGACCTGATGTCTTTTTCCGCCCACAAAATTTACGGACCGAAAGGGATCGGCGCACTGTATGTTCGCCGTCAGCCGCGCATTCGTCTGCAAGCGCAGATCCACGGCGGCGGACACGAGCGCGGTATGCGCTCCGGAACGCTGCCGGTGCACCAAATCGTCGGCATGGGCGAAGCCTGTCGTATTGCTAAAGAAGTTATGGCTGATGACATGGCGCGCATCAGCGCACTGCGTAGCCGACTGTGGCAGGGGATCAGCCGTATTGAAGCGGTTTCTGTTAACGGTTCGCTGCAGCATGGCGCGGCGAACATTCTTAACGTCAGCTTTGATTACGTTGATGGTGAATCACTGATTATGGCGCTAAAAGATCTGGCGGTTTCTACCGGGTCAGCCTGTACCTCCGCCAGCATGGAGCCTTCTTACGTTCTGCGTGCTGTCGGCTTAAGCGACGAGCTGGCGCACAGCTCAGTTCGTTTCTCTCTTGGCCGCTTCACCAGCGAAGAAGAGATCGATTACGCTGTTCAGCTGCTGCAAAAATCGGTTTCCCGTCTGCGTGAACATTCCCCGGCGTGGCAGGGATTTAAAGCCAGCGCGAATGCGCGGGCAGGTTAA